Proteins from one Thioalkalivibrio thiocyanodenitrificans ARhD 1 genomic window:
- a CDS encoding HNH endonuclease — protein MNTVEPVGQRATPSILALDVAGRPVEWLHWRYAVRAYASEKVAWTYGDIIYTATGGTSARTGLVSTMDLAAVVALKGLTAKNLWDITPHLSNRALFQRDNYTCMYCGVKYPGKVLTRDHVIPRGQGGEDVWGNVLCACRSCNLAKGCKTPEQAGMPPLAVPYTPNHAEALILCNRHIVADQMELLNQHVPPARRR, from the coding sequence GTGAACACCGTAGAACCGGTTGGCCAGCGCGCCACACCATCGATTCTGGCACTTGACGTCGCCGGGCGGCCTGTTGAATGGCTGCACTGGCGCTACGCTGTGCGCGCCTATGCCTCAGAGAAGGTGGCCTGGACGTACGGCGATATCATCTACACGGCAACCGGGGGCACCAGCGCTCGTACCGGGCTGGTTTCAACCATGGATCTGGCCGCGGTGGTGGCGCTCAAGGGCCTTACCGCCAAGAATCTCTGGGATATCACGCCTCACCTGAGCAACAGGGCTCTCTTTCAAAGAGACAACTACACCTGCATGTATTGCGGCGTGAAGTACCCGGGCAAGGTACTCACACGCGATCACGTGATCCCGCGCGGGCAAGGTGGCGAGGATGTCTGGGGCAATGTCCTATGCGCTTGTAGATCATGCAACCTGGCCAAGGGGTGCAAAACTCCCGAGCAGGCCGGTATGCCGCCCCTGGCGGTCCCGTATACCCCGAACCACGCCGAGGCCCTGATCCTTTGCAATCGTCATATCGTGGCCGATCAGATGGAGCTTCTGAATCAACACGTGCCGCCCGCGCGCCGGCGCTAG
- a CDS encoding lytic transglycosylase domain-containing protein gives MKGIYFCFLVSCTVALLAVTSPSQSTEDLRVNLDLPEPQESVPHSRGYAPSAGELAQSIAQAYPSIRGRELEAAGWILRASARTNVPWEILSALIATESSYRLNVRSATGAVGPAQVQPLWWDSLGYDLKDPAQNILAAAVILQEYRKACGDWDCALRAYNVGLTAHLAGQQRKAEERYIRKIDLAMAKFD, from the coding sequence ATGAAAGGTATCTATTTCTGTTTTCTGGTGAGCTGCACGGTGGCTCTTCTTGCCGTGACCTCGCCAAGCCAATCCACGGAAGATCTGCGCGTCAACCTCGACCTGCCTGAGCCCCAGGAATCCGTTCCGCACAGCAGGGGGTACGCACCGAGCGCCGGCGAATTGGCGCAGAGCATCGCGCAGGCGTACCCAAGTATTCGAGGTCGTGAGCTCGAAGCTGCCGGCTGGATTCTGCGTGCCTCAGCGAGAACCAACGTCCCGTGGGAGATTCTCTCGGCTCTGATCGCCACGGAGTCCTCGTATCGGCTCAATGTGCGATCAGCCACCGGTGCGGTGGGCCCTGCGCAGGTACAGCCCTTGTGGTGGGACTCGCTTGGGTATGACTTGAAAGATCCTGCCCAGAACATCCTCGCCGCGGCGGTCATCCTTCAGGAATACAGGAAGGCGTGCGGTGACTGGGACTGCGCTCTCAGGGCCTACAACGTAGGTCTTACCGCGCACCTCGCAGGTCAGCAGAGAAAGGCGGAGGAGAGATACATCCGCAAAATCGATCTCGCCATGGCGAAGTTCGATTAG
- a CDS encoding YgjV family protein has protein sequence MLEALHAMTTPALLAGLLAATLQIVAFSQRSRAAILFIYGLAIFAWAAHFFLLGAIASSVIVALSALRTWLFIRYPSTMLAMAFIVGTVLVFLISPSLLTALAGAGTVLIILSNLAGSTERLRLYLFGGIFLILTHDLLAGSPVAAAADLLSLLSIAYGAWRSRASAKTTALGPRCPKAAR, from the coding sequence ATGCTGGAAGCACTCCACGCCATGACGACACCGGCGCTGCTGGCTGGTTTGCTGGCCGCCACGCTTCAAATCGTGGCGTTCTCGCAACGCAGCCGAGCTGCCATCCTGTTCATCTACGGACTGGCGATATTCGCCTGGGCCGCGCATTTCTTCCTCCTCGGCGCCATCGCCTCCTCGGTGATCGTTGCCCTCTCGGCCCTTCGCACCTGGCTGTTTATCCGCTACCCGTCAACCATGCTGGCCATGGCCTTTATCGTGGGGACGGTGCTTGTGTTCCTGATCTCGCCGTCGCTACTGACCGCGCTGGCGGGCGCCGGCACGGTACTGATCATTCTCTCGAATCTTGCCGGATCGACCGAAAGGCTGCGGCTGTACCTGTTCGGCGGGATATTCCTGATCCTGACGCACGATCTTCTGGCGGGCTCGCCTGTGGCGGCTGCGGCCGATCTGCTGTCTTTGCTGTCTATCGCCTACGGCGCCTGGAGGTCGAGAGCGTCCGCAAAAACGACCGCCCTCGGCCCCCGTTGCCCGAAAGCCGCGCGCTAA
- a CDS encoding GGDEF domain-containing protein — MRGVIDKPGSISISWGGTAFNIMSHLCERGAQVNFLSILRESSLSRLIQHAIENFGVRPYIDYRDDIPEAGFSGHLVNGELYDAVASCPVDVAALKEDRIREALVGCVAIIADCNLSTESLTRLGAAARERDIPLYVAGVSEAKCLKLAHLAGHPRMIAFMNRREAAALAGYMEFTAPPDSSILTASKLARNLECPVVVTMDKNGAILCTADQQISRHKSRTRLDPEKNHCLSGAGDLLLAETVWLHRSQGTPLGDAVELAQKVIPEALERQEGCSVRANVLDEAFSFITRMADQDPLTKLLNRRAGMVRMEHQAQLMDRFSKSMSVMFIDIDRFKTINDRFGHAVGDKVIQATARLLGQLFRRSSDLIIRWGGEEFVVVTCDIPMPDVCALAEQLRAQAEQCELEAVGRSITLSIGVADRALGESLDSLIERADEALYAAKEGGRNRVLCAPHKSPPSRANLSLDSLYEHAPG; from the coding sequence TTGCGCGGCGTGATCGACAAGCCGGGCTCTATCTCCATCAGCTGGGGCGGTACGGCGTTCAACATCATGTCGCACCTGTGCGAGCGCGGCGCCCAGGTGAATTTCCTCTCGATCCTCAGAGAATCCTCATTGTCACGGCTGATCCAGCACGCAATCGAGAACTTCGGGGTGCGGCCCTACATCGATTATCGGGATGACATACCAGAGGCAGGGTTCTCCGGGCATCTTGTGAACGGAGAGCTCTACGATGCGGTCGCTTCATGCCCGGTGGACGTCGCCGCGCTCAAAGAGGATCGGATCCGCGAGGCGCTGGTCGGATGCGTCGCGATCATTGCGGATTGCAACCTGTCGACTGAATCGCTCACTCGCCTGGGAGCGGCAGCCCGCGAGCGCGATATCCCGCTCTATGTCGCCGGCGTATCAGAGGCCAAGTGCCTGAAGCTTGCCCATCTGGCCGGCCACCCGAGGATGATTGCGTTCATGAATCGCAGGGAGGCCGCGGCGCTGGCAGGGTATATGGAATTTACCGCTCCCCCGGATTCGTCGATCCTCACGGCCTCGAAACTCGCGCGAAATCTCGAATGCCCGGTGGTCGTGACGATGGACAAGAACGGCGCCATCCTGTGCACCGCGGATCAACAGATCTCTCGCCACAAGAGCCGAACCCGCCTCGATCCGGAGAAAAATCACTGCCTCTCCGGCGCCGGCGATCTGCTCCTTGCGGAGACCGTCTGGCTTCACCGCAGCCAAGGAACCCCACTTGGCGATGCTGTCGAGCTCGCCCAGAAAGTCATCCCTGAAGCGCTTGAACGCCAAGAGGGCTGCTCGGTGAGGGCCAATGTGCTCGATGAGGCGTTCTCGTTTATCACCCGCATGGCCGACCAGGACCCCCTGACGAAACTGCTCAATCGCCGCGCCGGGATGGTTCGAATGGAGCACCAGGCCCAGCTCATGGATCGATTCAGCAAGTCCATGAGCGTGATGTTTATCGATATCGACCGATTCAAGACCATCAATGACCGCTTCGGTCACGCCGTGGGTGACAAGGTGATCCAGGCGACCGCCCGTCTGCTGGGCCAGCTGTTTCGCCGCTCTTCCGACCTGATCATCCGATGGGGCGGGGAGGAGTTCGTGGTCGTGACCTGTGACATTCCCATGCCCGATGTGTGCGCTCTGGCGGAACAGCTGCGCGCGCAAGCAGAGCAATGCGAGCTCGAGGCCGTAGGGCGGTCGATCACCCTCTCCATAGGGGTCGCAGATCGCGCCCTTGGGGAAAGCCTCGACAGCCTGATCGAGCGCGCCGATGAGGCGCTCTACGCCGCCAAGGAAGGGGGCAGGAACAGGGTCCTGTGCGCACCCCACAAATCCCCGCCCTCGCGCGCAAACCTCAGCCTCGATTCGCTATACGAACACGCCCCGGGATGA
- a CDS encoding TrbC family F-type conjugative pilus assembly protein: protein MRQFLLAATMLALAGLFAPALAQPPSSVLSEEHTRLFGDNWTDVERDAYSAAHEILSGGAGQNVDKEALREITRRSLGIADDAMQQARDNALGALGVDDEQGRLYVFVSSSMPRELIQAYSLEAIWSGAVLVFRGIPEDQDLAGFLTGYLNEFVNEKGGTATIQIDPRLFDVFHVTAVPTLVYSEVDEFEICSDPVQSVEKVEGQEMAWNRCYQAGPEDGAFYKLSGNVTIHYALERFLEAGVRGAQARYQALTSQGFWSGMLQRDFEGEWDEIPLPGADR, encoded by the coding sequence ATGAGACAGTTCCTGTTAGCCGCTACGATGCTCGCCCTTGCGGGCCTTTTCGCGCCCGCGCTGGCGCAGCCGCCCTCCTCCGTGCTGAGCGAAGAGCATACGCGCCTGTTCGGGGATAACTGGACCGATGTGGAGCGCGACGCCTACAGTGCCGCGCATGAGATTCTGAGCGGCGGCGCCGGGCAGAACGTCGACAAAGAGGCGCTGCGCGAGATTACCCGCAGAAGCCTTGGTATCGCCGATGACGCCATGCAGCAGGCGCGAGACAACGCCCTCGGCGCGCTCGGCGTCGATGATGAGCAGGGCCGGCTGTATGTCTTTGTCTCAAGCTCCATGCCGCGTGAACTGATTCAGGCCTACTCCCTGGAGGCGATCTGGTCGGGGGCCGTGCTGGTGTTTCGGGGAATCCCGGAGGATCAGGATCTGGCGGGATTCCTGACCGGATACCTCAACGAGTTTGTCAACGAGAAAGGCGGCACGGCCACGATCCAGATCGATCCGAGGCTCTTCGATGTCTTTCACGTCACCGCGGTGCCGACCCTCGTGTACAGCGAGGTCGATGAATTCGAGATCTGCTCCGATCCGGTCCAGTCGGTGGAAAAGGTTGAGGGCCAGGAGATGGCGTGGAATCGTTGCTACCAGGCCGGGCCAGAGGACGGGGCATTCTACAAGCTCTCCGGCAATGTCACCATCCACTACGCGCTGGAACGCTTCCTTGAGGCCGGAGTGCGGGGCGCCCAGGCGCGCTACCAGGCCCTGACATCCCAGGGATTCTGGTCTGGCATGCTCCAGCGAGACTTCGAGGGGGAATGGGACGAGATCCCTCTGCCGGGGGCTGATCGCTAA
- a CDS encoding single-stranded DNA-binding protein — translation MTVELVILQGHVGTNKGLQSNGSREYCQLSLATEYLGEKRWHELVAFGALAKVAANYAEKGREIAVVGRTAKVGSSSRPRTQIVIDEIHLDTMALTIIRGRVGYNEGLINPGPKQLCKISVAVNKHSGEGPEWYRVALFGKTAEIAARYAEKGRTVTVIGKMNTRTYTRHGEKHYSTELVAKNLMLGRKPRGSAHPPQVKKAASDDIFGLNESPAKRPVADVFVF, via the coding sequence GTGACAGTCGAGCTCGTCATCCTGCAAGGGCATGTCGGTACCAACAAGGGACTCCAATCAAACGGATCCCGTGAGTACTGCCAGCTCTCATTGGCGACAGAGTACCTCGGAGAGAAGCGTTGGCATGAACTGGTGGCATTTGGCGCCCTCGCAAAGGTGGCCGCCAATTACGCCGAGAAAGGCCGCGAGATCGCCGTAGTAGGGCGCACTGCAAAAGTCGGCAGTTCCTCAAGACCAAGGACTCAGATCGTCATCGACGAGATCCACCTCGATACGATGGCGCTGACGATCATCCGCGGTAGAGTCGGCTACAACGAAGGCCTGATCAACCCCGGGCCAAAGCAGCTCTGCAAGATATCCGTTGCCGTCAACAAGCACAGCGGAGAAGGTCCTGAGTGGTACCGTGTTGCCTTATTCGGCAAGACCGCCGAGATTGCAGCCAGATACGCCGAGAAAGGGCGTACGGTCACGGTGATCGGCAAGATGAACACCAGGACATACACCAGGCATGGAGAGAAGCACTACTCCACCGAGCTGGTCGCCAAGAATCTCATGCTTGGCAGAAAACCAAGAGGGTCAGCCCATCCCCCTCAGGTAAAGAAGGCCGCTTCCGATGATATCTTCGGACTCAACGAATCACCGGCCAAACGACCTGTTGCTGACGTTTTTGTTTTCTAA
- a CDS encoding metallophosphoesterase produces the protein MASNPILRLERNPSGRDFVVGDIHGQFHLLDKLMSIARFDPSRDRILCVGDLVDRGRDSERCLEFLREPWFFSVRGNHEQAIITAWESMDDLQCLLWVSRMGGAWWTTMGRARQCEFADAFSCLPIIIEVPFDQGTAGIVHAEPVCGQDWAHSRAMAHELARGATHWHCPLLWGRSRIQSHRALPVEGVTLVYTGHTICDAPRRSANVVHLDTGAFLEGQRRANRNYRLTMAELGVGMPGVTHGFIKDEGVELLIRRLPG, from the coding sequence ATGGCAAGCAACCCGATTCTCCGTCTTGAGCGCAACCCATCCGGCCGCGATTTCGTGGTCGGCGATATCCACGGGCAGTTCCACCTGCTCGACAAGCTCATGAGCATCGCAAGGTTCGACCCCTCGAGGGATCGCATCCTGTGCGTTGGCGATCTGGTGGATCGAGGGCGCGACAGTGAGCGGTGCCTCGAGTTTCTGCGCGAGCCCTGGTTTTTCAGTGTACGTGGAAATCACGAGCAGGCAATCATCACCGCCTGGGAGAGCATGGATGATTTGCAGTGCCTCTTGTGGGTTTCGCGCATGGGTGGCGCATGGTGGACAACCATGGGCCGTGCGCGCCAGTGCGAGTTCGCAGACGCTTTCTCGTGCCTTCCGATCATCATCGAAGTCCCCTTCGATCAAGGAACGGCGGGCATCGTGCACGCAGAGCCTGTCTGTGGGCAGGACTGGGCGCATTCCAGGGCAATGGCCCACGAACTGGCGCGCGGGGCGACGCACTGGCACTGCCCTCTCTTGTGGGGCCGCTCGCGGATCCAGAGCCACCGTGCCCTGCCGGTTGAGGGGGTCACCCTCGTATATACGGGGCATACGATCTGCGATGCGCCTCGGCGCAGCGCCAATGTCGTACACCTGGACACCGGCGCCTTTCTTGAGGGGCAGCGCCGCGCGAACCGCAATTACAGGCTCACCATGGCCGAGCTCGGCGTGGGCATGCCCGGGGTGACTCACGGCTTTATCAAGGATGAGGGCGTTGAGTTGCTCATCAGAAGATTGCCGGGCTGA
- a CDS encoding PH domain-containing protein, translating into MSYIKKELLPDEQLIRFSHAHPIIFFWPILVLFLSLALWAGALGYHDEASAFSGITSSVSNASPYLFAAALVHLAYAYLLYRFEEFAVTNRRVMLKNGVIHRKTLELMIDRVETISVDQHLIAMILRFGTLHITGTGSQRGSFKHIPDPNGFRRDVIENADRARRQMKQDGD; encoded by the coding sequence ATGAGCTACATCAAGAAAGAGCTTCTGCCTGACGAGCAACTCATCCGTTTCTCGCACGCCCACCCGATCATCTTCTTCTGGCCCATACTGGTGCTGTTTTTGTCGCTTGCCCTGTGGGCCGGCGCGCTCGGCTACCACGATGAGGCCTCGGCTTTCTCGGGGATCACCTCATCGGTCTCCAACGCCTCGCCTTACCTGTTCGCAGCCGCCCTGGTGCACCTCGCCTACGCCTATCTGCTCTACCGGTTCGAGGAGTTTGCCGTCACCAATCGCCGGGTCATGCTGAAAAACGGGGTGATTCACCGCAAAACGCTCGAGCTGATGATCGATCGCGTGGAGACCATATCGGTCGATCAGCACCTGATCGCCATGATCCTGCGCTTTGGCACTCTGCACATCACAGGCACGGGATCCCAACGGGGAAGCTTCAAGCACATCCCGGATCCCAATGGCTTTCGCCGTGACGTGATCGAGAACGCTGATCGCGCCCGGCGCCAGATGAAGCAGGACGGTGATTGA
- a CDS encoding conjugal transfer protein TraN produces the protein MTHVLADQLPLTVSRWRALWLCVAALCLLALSAFSHGVSANVNTYTACYFIGEECVDTEPRIIEGQLVVRECWEYQRDYTCFAEESSSCNIEELEQDGWSRTEIHSEEYTLLDNGEWTKLPTSWVEVWETSVDNCELNDVYGCVLIEETETRTEYLCHTGPMPRCINDDDCLLLEYECIEEEEGLCLAVTQEYSCVREMCNSSDDINELLGEDGEGFEKALAVSALFDLIQEEGSMIDGQLRLFSGQPRICNSLTNSFIRYIETQAAILTGISAYFGPWWSALLTAAAGGSVAQMANDLKCCQDNPENVKLNPLIEYCDQDDVSLAAARLGKRAYQVWPAWVPTDNCLTILGPFGPPNAPAAGDINTCRQITSHWTRPWSYLNQKIQVDRYQAWCEFDSMLARIIHEQGREQINEMAAMGAGNAQSIQMNFSFWAPTGRWTNQYFVNQNRVAAWQWDQRCQTEEGGGLEMMGSITCPVFPDVPLAVCSKPETGCGAMPVDPFDRSSGWDIYFLPAEDHAVKPVNRYVIPEGGCFDNSACQYTIHAWPAGRSGQLRAPIDMTWPMVFNRTAWGDYRWAYGDVHIEAFTWNSLDDPQNPYPRLRYCRGSTEHCRTANHGAWTELNVPNPISSAQHTILFNPHTTLTGECSGNDCHYRAMFTLDINAKPWFDYSEKQYRPCMLRVFGRCLSRASTIHDRRYQPLCEGFTLDEFMALDMDKIDLSEYVESLLTATREDARRAAEDLLFDLMLDFEAP, from the coding sequence ATGACACATGTATTGGCCGATCAACTCCCACTTACCGTCTCGCGCTGGCGCGCATTGTGGCTGTGCGTGGCCGCCTTGTGCCTGTTGGCGCTCTCGGCGTTCTCTCATGGGGTTTCCGCCAACGTGAACACCTACACGGCGTGTTACTTCATCGGCGAGGAGTGTGTCGACACGGAGCCTCGCATCATCGAAGGCCAGCTGGTCGTGCGCGAGTGCTGGGAATACCAGCGAGACTACACCTGTTTCGCAGAAGAGAGCTCCTCGTGCAATATCGAGGAGCTCGAGCAGGATGGCTGGAGCAGAACCGAGATCCACAGCGAGGAGTACACCCTGCTCGACAACGGGGAATGGACCAAGCTGCCTACCTCATGGGTCGAGGTCTGGGAGACGAGCGTCGACAACTGCGAGCTCAATGATGTCTACGGGTGCGTTCTCATCGAGGAGACCGAAACCCGCACCGAATACCTTTGCCACACAGGCCCGATGCCGCGCTGCATCAATGACGACGACTGCCTGCTGCTCGAATACGAGTGCATCGAGGAGGAAGAGGGTCTGTGTCTTGCGGTGACGCAGGAGTACAGCTGCGTGCGGGAGATGTGCAACAGCAGTGACGATATCAATGAGCTGCTCGGCGAGGATGGCGAGGGCTTTGAGAAGGCGCTGGCGGTCTCCGCGCTCTTTGACCTGATCCAGGAAGAAGGGAGCATGATTGACGGCCAGCTCCGCCTTTTCAGCGGCCAGCCTCGGATCTGCAACTCACTGACCAACTCGTTCATCCGCTATATCGAGACGCAAGCCGCCATCCTCACAGGGATCAGCGCCTACTTTGGGCCCTGGTGGTCGGCGCTGCTGACCGCCGCGGCCGGGGGCTCGGTTGCTCAGATGGCCAATGATCTCAAGTGCTGCCAGGACAACCCGGAGAACGTGAAGCTCAACCCCTTGATCGAGTACTGCGATCAGGATGATGTGAGCCTTGCGGCTGCGCGCCTCGGCAAGCGGGCCTATCAGGTGTGGCCGGCCTGGGTGCCCACGGATAACTGCCTGACCATTCTGGGGCCGTTTGGACCCCCGAATGCGCCGGCCGCCGGTGACATCAACACCTGCCGGCAGATCACTTCGCACTGGACGCGGCCCTGGTCCTACCTGAACCAGAAGATCCAGGTGGACCGCTATCAGGCGTGGTGCGAGTTCGACTCCATGCTTGCGCGCATCATCCATGAGCAGGGCCGTGAGCAGATCAACGAGATGGCGGCCATGGGCGCCGGCAATGCCCAGAGTATCCAGATGAACTTCTCGTTCTGGGCTCCCACCGGGCGGTGGACGAATCAATACTTCGTCAACCAGAACCGCGTCGCCGCCTGGCAGTGGGATCAGCGCTGTCAGACCGAGGAAGGCGGTGGCCTGGAGATGATGGGGTCGATCACGTGCCCGGTGTTCCCGGATGTGCCGCTGGCGGTGTGCTCCAAGCCGGAGACGGGTTGCGGCGCCATGCCCGTCGATCCGTTCGACAGATCCTCCGGGTGGGATATCTATTTCCTCCCGGCTGAGGATCACGCGGTCAAGCCCGTCAATCGCTACGTGATCCCCGAGGGCGGATGCTTTGACAACAGCGCGTGTCAGTACACGATCCACGCCTGGCCTGCCGGGCGCAGCGGGCAGTTGCGGGCGCCTATCGATATGACCTGGCCCATGGTGTTCAACCGCACCGCCTGGGGCGACTACCGCTGGGCCTACGGGGATGTCCACATCGAGGCCTTCACCTGGAACTCGCTCGATGATCCGCAGAACCCCTACCCGAGGCTGCGCTACTGCCGAGGCAGCACGGAGCATTGCAGAACCGCGAACCATGGGGCGTGGACGGAGCTCAACGTGCCCAACCCGATCAGCAGCGCCCAGCACACGATCCTGTTCAACCCGCATACCACGCTGACGGGAGAGTGCTCCGGCAACGATTGCCACTATCGAGCCATGTTTACGCTCGATATCAATGCAAAGCCCTGGTTCGATTACTCGGAGAAGCAGTACCGCCCCTGCATGCTGCGCGTCTTTGGCCGGTGTCTCTCTCGTGCCAGCACGATCCATGACCGGCGCTACCAGCCGCTTTGCGAGGGGTTCACTCTGGATGAGTTCATGGCGCTGGATATGGACAAGATCGACCTGAGCGAGTACGTGGAGTCGCTGCTGACCGCTACCCGGGAAGATGCCAGAAGGGCGGCCGAGGATCTCCTGTTTGACCTGATGCTCGATTTTGAGGCGCCGTGA
- the dsbG gene encoding thiol:disulfide interchange protein DsbG, with protein MRNPSSLKPALGAAVALALWLPAASFAAPPAPAVAELPPVLSEQAARGVTVHSSFETGTVLTGYTVELQNEQHIVYVTPDGNHMVLGVMLDSQGRNVTEQHRETHLSGEDFEESFAKLESSAWVSEGSGEAGREGVYVFMEPNCGFCHLFWRAAKHYIAEGAQMRHVPVAFLREDSLGKSAAILEAEDPESVTIAHQRAFSKGGIAPADTPKVSSIQAINENNNLMREFGSTGTPTIVFRDASGAIQVIKGMPSLDQVAMIFDMDKIEINDPDLTRFDR; from the coding sequence ATGAGAAATCCGAGCTCCCTTAAGCCCGCCCTGGGCGCCGCAGTCGCCCTGGCCCTCTGGCTCCCCGCCGCCTCCTTTGCCGCTCCCCCAGCGCCGGCCGTGGCTGAACTCCCGCCCGTACTGAGTGAGCAGGCCGCGCGCGGTGTGACCGTGCACTCGAGCTTCGAGACCGGCACCGTACTGACCGGCTACACCGTGGAGCTTCAGAATGAACAGCACATCGTGTACGTCACCCCGGATGGCAATCACATGGTGCTCGGCGTGATGCTCGACAGCCAGGGCCGAAACGTCACGGAGCAGCACCGCGAAACCCACCTCTCGGGCGAGGATTTCGAGGAGTCCTTCGCGAAACTGGAGTCCAGTGCCTGGGTGTCCGAGGGTAGCGGCGAAGCCGGCCGGGAGGGCGTCTATGTGTTCATGGAGCCCAACTGCGGCTTCTGTCACCTGTTCTGGCGTGCTGCGAAGCACTACATCGCCGAGGGCGCCCAGATGCGCCACGTGCCCGTGGCGTTCCTGCGCGAGGACAGTCTCGGGAAGTCCGCCGCGATTCTCGAGGCCGAGGATCCCGAGTCCGTGACGATCGCCCACCAGCGCGCCTTCTCCAAGGGCGGCATCGCGCCCGCCGACACCCCGAAGGTCAGCTCGATCCAGGCGATCAACGAGAACAACAACCTCATGCGCGAGTTCGGCTCCACCGGGACGCCGACCATCGTATTCCGGGATGCCAGCGGCGCCATCCAGGTCATCAAGGGCATGCCCAGCCTGGATCAGGTCGCGATGATCTTCGACATGGACAAGATCGAGATCAACGACCCGGATCTGACGCGTTTCGATCGCTGA
- a CDS encoding class I SAM-dependent methyltransferase codes for MADDLDFSNVTADAFGINVSSQRIDDLDRLCLDHLRTIKAAGRIPRALDLACGDAAMAAHMHQAGAHVIAVDRALPGADQRVAGITYAEGDMRTPAQIPGPPQFDTILCQRAIHYLRYFDALYLLKHLRQRLTANGALYLSASGVNSELGTDYPSDTVVASRMSPLCHEMAKKHGIHHPVCLYRPDELAGLARAAGFSVAFLWESEFGNVKAVLVPDTQTESTPLRPEPGIRR; via the coding sequence ATGGCCGACGATCTGGATTTCAGCAACGTCACAGCAGACGCTTTCGGAATCAACGTATCCTCCCAGAGGATCGATGACCTCGATCGTCTTTGCCTCGATCATCTGCGCACCATAAAGGCCGCGGGGCGTATCCCGCGCGCGCTCGATCTCGCCTGCGGTGACGCGGCCATGGCTGCCCACATGCACCAGGCCGGAGCGCATGTGATTGCTGTCGATCGGGCGCTCCCTGGCGCGGATCAGCGCGTAGCGGGGATCACCTATGCAGAGGGCGATATGCGCACGCCGGCGCAGATTCCGGGCCCACCTCAGTTCGACACGATCCTGTGCCAGCGCGCCATCCATTATCTTCGCTATTTCGACGCGCTCTACCTTCTCAAGCACCTGCGCCAGCGCCTGACGGCCAATGGCGCGCTGTATCTCTCCGCTTCAGGGGTGAATTCAGAGCTGGGCACCGACTACCCGTCGGACACCGTGGTGGCCTCTCGCATGTCGCCGCTTTGTCATGAGATGGCGAAAAAGCACGGCATCCATCACCCCGTGTGTCTCTACCGCCCTGATGAGCTTGCAGGCCTCGCCCGCGCCGCGGGCTTCTCGGTCGCCTTTCTTTGGGAGAGCGAGTTCGGCAACGTGAAAGCCGTTCTCGTGCCGGACACGCAGACCGAATCCACGCCGCTTCGTCCAGAACCCGGTATTCGGCGGTAA
- a CDS encoding metallophosphoesterase: protein MIEPYKLTTPRSMSNAQTSRLRLRLLSDIHQEIHGRFEVVPHEEDAESVLVLPGDLHNPHDLIGWLIGLSYRFRALVVVPGNHDYYDVVMGEIEQRWVEALAKAGISNVHLLCPGAATIDHVRFIGATLWTDLRNADPLLCLDVQKILDFRRILVQTPRGRRPLTVDHWLSTHAAHAEYLEAELRKPHPGPTVVVSHHLPCEQVSEEHRRAQRLQGAWACSRLEPLIHEHRPALWCFGHTHNPVNMQIEGTRMLANPLGYVRIGEGLRFDDDLAIHL, encoded by the coding sequence GTGATTGAGCCCTACAAGCTCACCACGCCCCGCTCCATGAGCAACGCACAGACATCTCGCCTGCGCCTGAGGCTTCTCTCCGATATCCATCAAGAGATCCACGGCCGATTTGAGGTCGTACCTCATGAAGAGGATGCCGAGAGCGTGCTGGTGCTCCCCGGCGACCTGCACAACCCCCACGATCTCATTGGCTGGCTGATAGGGCTCAGCTATCGATTCAGGGCGCTGGTCGTCGTTCCGGGAAATCATGACTACTACGACGTCGTCATGGGCGAGATCGAGCAGCGCTGGGTCGAGGCGCTCGCAAAGGCAGGGATCTCGAACGTGCACCTTCTCTGCCCAGGCGCCGCGACCATCGATCACGTGCGCTTCATCGGCGCCACCCTCTGGACGGACCTGAGAAACGCCGATCCACTTCTCTGCCTGGATGTGCAAAAGATACTGGATTTCAGGCGGATTCTCGTGCAAACCCCACGCGGTCGCCGGCCTCTGACGGTTGACCACTGGCTGAGCACCCATGCGGCGCACGCCGAGTACCTTGAGGCAGAGCTGAGAAAGCCGCATCCCGGCCCTACGGTTGTCGTCTCACACCACCTTCCCTGCGAGCAAGTCAGTGAGGAGCACCGGAGAGCTCAGCGCCTGCAAGGCGCCTGGGCCTGCTCTCGCCTCGAGCCGTTGATCCACGAGCACCGCCCAGCGCTCTGGTGCTTCGGCCATACCCATAATCCGGTCAACATGCAGATCGAGGGGACGCGCATGCTCGCAAACCCCCTCGGGTACGTGCGCATCGGTGAAGGCCTGCGTTTCGACGATGACCTGGCAATCCATCTCTGA